In a genomic window of Helianthus annuus cultivar XRQ/B chromosome 10, HanXRQr2.0-SUNRISE, whole genome shotgun sequence:
- the LOC110882314 gene encoding protein FAR1-RELATED SEQUENCE 5-like, with product MENDDQESINLIIFAGFETYQPLGKPHLSPNSGKKTYLPEVDESLKLKDKMTFDTMNNAFLFYQQYAMASGFTARKSSQYTHHGVIKSKWFVCSKEGTKSLKAIDTSKKIDTLNNGSKRKFVRRVPSIRTGCEAHMCVKLMPLNLYEVYPFNEAHNHFFVAEEDRHLLPANRGMNYMQEQAVNALSALNIGPVKAFNIMRTLYGGFDKVGATKNDFKNFKRDLNRYISEFDADMMIKRLMRKKEYMPNFSMECITDEGGVLRGLFWADEDATRNFRYNMMFVPFTGIDNHNRNVTLGAAIIGNETAETYSWLLNVFRQAFGRAPPVIVTDQDPAMP from the exons ATGGAGAACGACGATCAAG AATCAATCAATTTAATTATTTTCGCAGGATTTGAAACCTATCAGCCGCTTGGGAAACCACATTTGTCTCCAAACTCCGGTAAGAAGACTTATTTACCGGAGGTAGATGAATCGCTTAAACTGAAGGATAAGATGACCTTTGATACGATGAACAACGCATTCCTCTTTTATCAGCAGTATGCAATGGCTTCAGGCTTCACTGCCAGGAAGTCTTCTCAATACACGCATCATGGTGTTATAAAATCTAAATGGTTCGTTTGCTCAAAGGAGGGGACTAAATCTTTGAAGGCGATCGATACATCTAAAAAGATTGACACCTTAAATAATGGGTCAAAGAGGAAATTTGTTCGTCGTGTTCCTTCTATAAGGACGGGGTGCGAAGCACATATGTGTGTAAAGTTAATGCCTTTGAATCTATACGAGGTATATCCTTTCAATGAGGCACATAATCACTTTTTTGTTGCTGAGGAAGATAGGCATTTACTCCCCGCTAACCGAGGTATGAACTATATGCAAGAGCAAGCCGTTAACGCGTTGAGCGCCTTGAACATTGGACCTGTCAAAGCGTTTAATATCATGAGGACATTGTATGGTGGGTTTGACAAGGTTGGGGCAACCAAAAACGATTTTAAAAATTTCAAGCGAGACCTGAACAGGTATATATCTGAGTTTGACGCTGATATGATGATTAAACGGCTTATGAGGAAGAAAGAGTACATGCCAAACTTTTCAATGGAGTGTATAACAGACGAAGGTGGGGTTTTAAGGGGTTTGTTTTGGGCAGATGAAGATGCCACAAGGAACTTTCG GTACAACATGATGTTTGTTCCATTTACCGGTATCGACAATCACAATCGCAACGTTACTCTTGGTGCCGCTATAATAGGAAACGAAACTGCTGAAACTTACAGTTGGTTGCTAAATGTGTTTCGTCAAGCATTTGGCCGTGCCCCTCCGGTGATTGTCACCGACCAAGACCCAGCCATGCCATGA
- the LOC118482655 gene encoding protein FAR1-RELATED SEQUENCE 5-like: MKKAIEDTWPESRHRLCMWHIMDRPSAKVGATICNNTDFKKRLCAIVWTDSILPVKFESEWATIMNDFNLVDHEWLQSLYQIRDTWIPAYYHEDVMSGLMRTSSRSESENHFFGQFCNPGCTLVEFLRHFDSAIEAQRHEHRKNDHDTRNTNAEIWAEDFVMMREDDMTLYCTCKRFEQFGLLCSHIFCVLRMLDIREFPQRYILRRWTREAVPNSAPGAILGINETEDRYNEANRVVREITYSTESVINKLVTNFDALCSFRDHVVNYFKTADESVVNAPIKSRRERFAEITGNTKPSDATVLPLEQDSKLGKKSRQCQKCFRYGHNRRTCKNPTRTKEQAMAEDDGEEADEVNEEEDEWVEVEEDMGEQDEDALDEEDGKEE, from the exons ATGAAGAAGGCTATTGAAGATACATGGCCCGAGAGTAGACATAGGCTATGCATGTGGCACATCATGGACAGGCCTTCTGCTAAG GTTGGTGCTACAATCTGCAATAATACAGATTTCAAAAAGAGGCTGTGTGCCATTGTGTGGACCGATTCAATTCTACCTGTTAAGTTTGAAAGTGAGTGGGCTACCATAATGAACGATTTTAACTTGGTTGATCATGAGTGGCTGCAGTCACTTTATCAAATCAGGGATACTTGGATACCGGCTTATTATCATGAGGATGTCATGTCCGGGCTTATGCGTACCTCTTCTCGTtcagagagtgagaaccatttcTTTGGACAGTTCTGTAACCCGGGTTGCACACTTGTCGAATTTCTCAGGCATTTTGATTCTGCTATTGAAGCTCAGAGACATGAGCACAGGAAGAATGATCATGACACCAGAAATACCAACGCTGAAATATGGGCTGAAGACTTT GTTATGATGCGGGAGGACGACATGACTCTGTATTGTACATGCAAAAGATTCGAACAGTTTGGGTTGTTGTGCTCGCACATCTTTTGTGTGCTAAGGATGCTGGACATTAGGGAGTTTCCACAACGCTATATATTACGACGTTGGACACGGGAGGCTGTTCCAAATAGTGCCCCTGGTGCTATTCTAGGTATCAACGAGACCGAGGATCGTTATAATGAAGCTAACCGTGTTGTACGTGAGATCACATATTCTACAGAGTCCGTTATTAACAAGCTTGTCACCAACTTTGATGCGCTATGCTCGTTCAGGGATCATGTTGTTAATTATTTCAAAACTGCGGATGAGTCGGTCGTCAATGCTCCAATTAAGAGCCGTCGTGAAAGGTTTGCCGAAATTACTGGTAACACAAAACCATCTGATGCAACCGTTCTCCCTTTGGAACAAGATTCAAAG TTGGGTAAAAAGAGTCGTCAGTGTCAAAAGTGTTTTAGATACGGGCATAACAGACGTACTTGCAAAAACCCTACCCGGACTAAAGAACAAGCTATGGCCGAGGATGACGGTGAAGAAGCTGATGAAGTTAATGAGGAGGAAGATGAATGGGTGGAAGTTGAAGAAGATATGGGTGAACAAGATGAGGATGCATTAGACGAGGAGGATGGGAAAGAGGAGTAG
- the LOC110882360 gene encoding uncharacterized protein LOC110882360 isoform X1: MLETLFLPGTYHGVSYRKNLKIEAKLLLAICLLNVIPRRGDKEQVRYPEVPVLYSLLTGSPRFPIRYLIMNHLWICRNKLGRDVIPYCRIITGLMKQQKAITSEDRGATKRHQTFTLDNLGIGWTYTQSERYHKLKSEGQRWRALKVGARDLLPGEEDEPESDAEVPSGNDDYADEPHGGENVNVGQGGPGGGYGGAFYDYTERSYEPGWAY, encoded by the coding sequence ATGTTAGAAACGTTGTTTTTGCCCGGTACTTATCATGGAGTCTCGTATCGGAAGAATTTGAAAATTGAAGCAAAGTTGTTGTTGGCGATTTGCCTCTTAAATGTCATACCGCGAAGGGGGGACAAGGAGCAAGTTAGGTACCCGGAAGTACCCGTCCTCTATTCGCTACTCACTGGGTCTCCGCGTTTTCCAATCCGATATCTGATCATGAACCACCTCTGGATTTGCCGAAACAAGTTGGGAAGAGATGTTATCCCGTATTGCCGAATTATCACGGGATTGATGAAGCAGCAAAAGGCAATCACGTCAGAGGATAGAGGAGCAACAAAACGGCATCAGACTTTTACTTTAGACAATTTGGGGATTGGTTGGACTTACACGCAATCGGAACGGTACCATAAGCTCAAGTCGGAGGGGCAGAGATGGAGAGCATTAAAGGTGGGTGCAAGAGATCTTCTACCGGGTGAAGAGGATGAACCCGAAAGTGATGCGGAAGTACCGAGTGGTAATGATGATTATGCAGACGAGCCGCATGGTGGTGAGAATGTTAATGTAGGCCAAGGGGGCCCGGGTGGAGGTTATGGTGGTGCTTTCTACGATTACACGGAGCGTTCTTATGAGCCCGGGTGGGCTTATTAG
- the LOC110882360 gene encoding uncharacterized protein LOC110882360 isoform X2, which yields MVKTKEKAGASSSSSSKGKGKQREVQPKKRQYLGRVDESESEEEMELDPAEKPKWDSGPLDEQPEHWQPTLFHDSMNRLKNKAAAFICEREVREVEFGPFGVFAKFRALGWESALSCYDKDKNNLFITEIQEWIATLKCKRYDKPSQMKLTGEVHGIPVEMSFDTLKKLGKYDSLNARDYMIPDLDNLLIKPEKHPR from the coding sequence ATGGTAAAGACAAAGGAGAAAGCGGGAGCTAGCTCATCTTCTTCGTCGAAAGGAAAGGGCAAACAGCGGGAAGTGCAACCAAAGAAGAGGCAATATTTGGGTCGAGTTGATGAGAGTGAAAGtgaggaagaaatggagttggacCCGGCTGAAAAGCCAAAATGGGATTCTGGTCCATTGGATGAGCAACCGGAGCATTGGCAACCGACACTCTTTCATGACAGTATGAACCGATTGAAAAATAAGGCAGCTGCATTCATCTGTGAAAGGGAGGTGAGAGAAGTTGAATTTGGCCCGTTTGGTGTGTTTGCCAAATTCCGCGCTCTAGGATGGGAGTCGGCACTTAGTTGTTATGATAAGGATAAAAACAACTTGTTCATAACCGAAATTCAAGAATGGATAGCAACCCTTAAGTGTAAAAGATATGATAAGCCGTCACAAATGAAGTTAACGGGTGAAGTGCATGGGATTCCGGTAGAGATGTCTTTTGACACGCTAAAGAAATTGGGGAAGTATGACAGTTTAAATGCTCGTGACTACATGATTCCTGaccttgataaccttttgataaAGCCGGAGAAGCACCCTCGTTAG